The following are from one region of the Chengkuizengella sediminis genome:
- a CDS encoding ParA family protein, translating to MAIVINFGNHKGGVGKTTSAAITSYLLSKTNKVLAVDFDSQGNLTSFLSQRNIYDFEGKTVLQAVKEKNPRPYIYSVSDTLDILPAEDFLSTLSQFLYKEYKGDPNLLLKETLDVVHNDYDYIIIDCPPNLGEQTINALSAADYAVVLLQSEPFCFDALDRYLEFLESIQNKTNPKLLLAGILTSMLDARTIIDTSILDQARIDYEDIVFNTVIKRRSRIKEFTITGISDHTKQDKTALQQYMEFTEELKQRVQK from the coding sequence ATGGCGATTGTTATTAATTTTGGTAATCATAAGGGTGGCGTTGGGAAGACGACATCAGCAGCTATTACAAGTTATTTATTATCAAAAACAAATAAAGTATTGGCAGTAGATTTTGATTCTCAAGGGAATTTAACCTCTTTTTTATCACAACGTAATATTTATGATTTTGAAGGTAAAACGGTTCTTCAAGCGGTGAAAGAGAAGAATCCTAGACCTTACATTTATTCAGTATCAGATACATTGGATATTTTACCAGCTGAAGATTTTCTTTCTACACTTTCACAGTTTTTATATAAGGAATATAAAGGTGATCCGAATCTACTTTTAAAAGAAACATTAGATGTTGTGCACAATGATTATGATTATATTATTATCGATTGTCCTCCGAATCTTGGGGAGCAAACGATTAATGCTTTAAGTGCAGCTGATTATGCTGTAGTGTTACTTCAATCTGAGCCATTTTGTTTCGATGCTTTGGATCGTTATTTAGAATTTTTAGAAAGTATTCAAAATAAAACAAATCCAAAATTATTGTTGGCAGGTATATTAACATCGATGTTAGACGCAAGAACAATAATTGATACATCGATATTAGATCAAGCTAGAATTGATTATGAAGATATCGTTTTTAATACGGTTATTAAGAGAAGATCAAGAATCAAAGAGTTTACGATTACAGGGATTTCTGATCATACTAAGCAAGATAAAACTGCGTTACAACAATATATGGAATTTACAGAGGAGTTGAAACAACGTGTCCAAAAATAA